From a single Sulfolobus sp. E5-1-F genomic region:
- a CDS encoding ABC transporter substrate-binding protein has translation MLISIGVFTIPIMGQQTSVQPEGSMVIVAANGPWQDNFNPWSAPSPTGVGLWYIYEPLALVNFLNGQIIPWLATNWTWTTGYVNTSSGKVQTLALILYLRHDVYFTDGTPFNATAVWYTFALEQAYPQLGYTANEIANMTIINPYELEIIFKPGQTEMDLYTVLEQWIVDPVQWGKYFPVEQLPNGTYVGLNKTGNPYTWQVTDPIGTGPYMLYSYSPQQVVLVANPHYWMPGEPRIKYLLFPSYAGNVQENSALNNGQITWAGAFEPGIQQNFIAKDPAHRYYYFAPGYPQMVLFNDMRWPLTDPVLRQAIYMAINRTAISYLGEYGYEPPTSTPLPLPEQMLNVLNSTVLQMAESMAPPQGNVTAALQLLESHGYKLVNGQLIAPNGTPVPTMTIMAPAGWTDWDADLAIIAQDLKQIGITVQVQTPPFSTWYNYMQTGNYWMGMIWNLIQGPAPIFYFEGYLWNWWNSPGNVTPIGNTTYYNMERFNLTTRLAPSSPPANMLVYYAWGNLTNPEVENKLINDMALLWLKYMPAFGVVYNALWYEYVNNTVTGWPTAQNYYWPAPPWVSTGTTTLPVILALHLVNQSVPEPWWYYTSQVPSSWYTSNDPFVYQTTTTTSTTTSTSTTTSTTTSTTTSTVTTTSVSTTTSVSTSVSTTTATVTTTVSSSSNTALYAIIAVVIIVIVIVAVILGLRRR, from the coding sequence ATGTTAATAAGTATAGGAGTATTTACAATTCCGATAATGGGACAACAAACATCAGTACAACCTGAAGGAAGTATGGTAATAGTAGCTGCTAATGGACCATGGCAAGATAACTTTAACCCATGGAGTGCCCCTAGTCCGACAGGCGTTGGATTATGGTATATTTATGAGCCATTAGCTCTAGTGAATTTCTTGAACGGTCAAATTATTCCATGGTTGGCTACTAATTGGACGTGGACTACTGGTTATGTTAACACTTCAAGCGGAAAAGTGCAAACACTAGCATTAATATTGTACTTGAGGCATGACGTTTACTTCACAGATGGTACGCCATTCAACGCAACTGCTGTATGGTATACGTTCGCCCTAGAACAAGCATACCCACAACTAGGCTACACTGCAAATGAAATAGCAAATATGACGATAATAAACCCATACGAACTAGAAATAATATTCAAACCAGGACAAACTGAGATGGATCTATATACTGTCTTGGAGCAATGGATCGTTGATCCAGTGCAGTGGGGTAAGTACTTCCCGGTTGAGCAATTACCAAATGGAACTTACGTAGGTTTAAATAAGACTGGAAATCCGTATACGTGGCAAGTTACAGATCCTATAGGTACTGGACCATATATGCTATATAGTTACAGTCCACAGCAAGTAGTACTAGTAGCTAACCCACACTACTGGATGCCAGGAGAACCAAGAATAAAATACTTACTATTCCCATCATACGCAGGCAATGTCCAAGAAAATTCTGCACTAAATAACGGGCAGATAACATGGGCCGGAGCATTTGAGCCTGGAATACAACAGAATTTCATAGCTAAAGATCCGGCTCATCGTTACTACTATTTTGCTCCAGGATATCCACAAATGGTTTTATTTAATGATATGAGGTGGCCTTTGACTGACCCAGTTTTGAGACAAGCAATATACATGGCTATCAATAGAACTGCTATCTCATATCTAGGGGAGTACGGGTACGAGCCTCCGACTTCTACTCCATTACCCTTACCAGAGCAAATGTTGAATGTTCTGAATTCCACTGTTTTACAAATGGCTGAGTCTATGGCGCCACCTCAAGGTAATGTAACTGCTGCTTTACAGCTACTTGAATCTCACGGGTACAAACTCGTTAATGGGCAATTGATAGCGCCAAATGGTACACCAGTACCAACCATGACGATCATGGCTCCAGCTGGATGGACAGACTGGGATGCAGACCTAGCAATAATAGCCCAAGACTTGAAACAAATAGGCATAACTGTACAAGTACAAACACCACCATTCTCCACATGGTACAACTACATGCAAACTGGAAACTACTGGATGGGAATGATATGGAATTTAATTCAAGGGCCTGCTCCAATATTCTATTTTGAGGGGTATTTGTGGAATTGGTGGAATTCCCCGGGTAACGTTACGCCAATAGGAAATACAACTTACTACAACATGGAGAGGTTTAACTTAACAACCAGACTAGCACCTTCTTCACCACCAGCAAACATGTTAGTATATTACGCATGGGGCAACTTGACCAACCCAGAAGTAGAGAACAAACTAATAAACGACATGGCATTATTATGGCTAAAATACATGCCAGCATTCGGCGTAGTGTATAATGCGTTATGGTATGAGTATGTTAATAATACTGTTACTGGCTGGCCAACTGCGCAAAACTATTACTGGCCAGCTCCACCGTGGGTTAGCACAGGGACAACCACTCTACCCGTTATCTTAGCTTTGCATTTGGTTAATCAGTCTGTTCCAGAGCCTTGGTGGTATTACACTTCACAAGTTCCCTCAAGCTGGTATACCTCTAATGATCCATTCGTATATCAAACTACAACTACAACTAGTACTACTACAAGCACGTCTACTACTACAAGTACTACTACGTCTACTACAACTAGTACTGTAACTACTACGAGTGTTTCAACTACTACTAGTGTTTCCACATCTGTGAGTACTACTACAGCTACTGTAACTACTACTGTTAGTTCGTCATCCAATACTGCATTGTACGCTATAATAGCTGTTGTTATAATAGTTATAGTAATAGTCGCAGTTATACTAGGCCTAAGAAGAAGATGA
- a CDS encoding alpha/beta hydrolase family protein: MGFNNIAFLGFSLGGEMALWTFEKFRNIVKALVLFAPGLFAEGPRSNWISKQDGYRYSPFGPFRLKEEVANEMKVNLLHIADKIDVPILIVHSKDDEVLDFRVSVEFYNRVKSTNKQIILFDKGGHTFYDYEVRQRLYKEVTEWLVKRLK, from the coding sequence ATGGGATTTAATAATATTGCTTTTCTAGGATTCAGTTTAGGAGGTGAAATGGCTCTTTGGACATTTGAGAAATTTCGTAACATCGTAAAGGCTTTAGTGTTATTTGCACCAGGGTTATTTGCTGAGGGACCACGTAGTAATTGGATATCAAAGCAAGATGGATACAGATATTCACCTTTTGGTCCATTTAGATTAAAGGAAGAAGTCGCTAATGAAATGAAAGTCAACCTACTGCATATAGCTGATAAAATTGATGTTCCAATCCTTATTGTACATTCAAAAGATGATGAGGTATTAGATTTCAGGGTTTCAGTGGAATTTTACAATCGAGTAAAGTCTACGAATAAACAAATAATACTATTTGATAAGGGTGGTCATACATTTTACGATTATGAAGTTAGACAAAGATTATATAAAGAGGTAACGGAGTGGTTAGTTAAGAGATTAAAATAA
- a CDS encoding ABC transporter substrate-binding protein, giving the protein MVSLRKLISIIVAILIIISLGITFNVITSQPTSVQPEGSLVVVANTIGTWQDNFNPWNSPTAQYSGLWFIYEPLALIDYGTSQIIPWLATNWTWTTGYVNTSSGKVQTLALILYLRHDVYFTDGTPFNATAVWYTFALEQAYPQLGYTANEIANMTIINPYELEIIFNQRATPVILYTILGHFIVDPVQWGKYFPVEQLPNGTYVGLNKTGNPYTWQVTDPIGTGPYMLYSYSPQQVVLVANPHYWMPGEPRIKYLLFPAYASGTQATTDLALGKIQWAGISIQDIQSVFVAKNPQFYHYFFQHVTSPGVLYLNDMRWPLSDPILRQAISLAINRTAITYLVYYNYTTPAIDLPVSVGQLGFFNSTVIQLAQQLAPPQGNVTAALQLLESHGYKLVNGQLIAPNGTPVPTMTIEAPAGSTTWDAEVALYAQQLKQIGINVQVVTPPFSTAVNDLETGNFWMERIYLLSTGPTPIMFFQAFLYNPVNTPGNITPIGNRTTYNVGRLNLSLRLSPNSPPIINLYQYAMGNITNVTEYKKLLNEIGMFWLKYMPAIVLINGWVNYEYINSSISGWVTPQHNYWIGAPWYNPPLPVILALHLTNQSVPEPWWYYESQFNITVPSSWYTSNDPFVYQTTTTTSTTTSTSTTTSTTTSTTTSTVTTTSVSTTTSVSTSVSTTTATVTTTVSSSSNTALYAIIAVVIIVIVIVAVILGLRRR; this is encoded by the coding sequence ATGGTATCCTTAAGAAAATTAATATCAATAATAGTTGCTATTTTAATAATAATAAGTTTAGGAATAACATTTAACGTTATAACTTCACAACCAACATCAGTACAACCAGAAGGGAGTTTAGTTGTAGTCGCAAATACTATTGGAACTTGGCAAGATAACTTTAACCCATGGAACTCTCCCACTGCACAATACTCAGGTTTATGGTTCATTTATGAACCCTTAGCCTTGATAGATTACGGTACTTCGCAAATTATTCCATGGTTGGCTACTAATTGGACGTGGACTACTGGTTATGTTAACACTTCAAGCGGAAAAGTGCAAACACTAGCATTAATATTGTACTTGAGGCATGACGTTTACTTCACAGATGGTACGCCATTCAACGCAACTGCTGTATGGTATACGTTCGCCCTAGAACAAGCATACCCACAACTAGGCTACACTGCAAATGAAATAGCAAATATGACGATAATAAACCCATACGAACTAGAAATAATATTTAATCAAAGGGCAACTCCGGTTATACTATATACAATCCTAGGGCATTTCATTGTTGATCCAGTGCAGTGGGGTAAGTACTTCCCGGTTGAGCAATTACCAAATGGAACTTACGTAGGTTTAAATAAGACTGGAAATCCGTATACGTGGCAAGTTACAGATCCTATAGGTACTGGACCATATATGCTATATAGTTACAGTCCACAGCAAGTAGTACTAGTAGCTAACCCACACTACTGGATGCCAGGAGAACCAAGAATAAAATACTTACTATTCCCAGCATATGCAAGTGGTACCCAGGCTACAACTGATCTTGCACTGGGTAAGATACAGTGGGCTGGCATATCTATTCAAGATATTCAATCTGTTTTTGTGGCCAAGAATCCACAGTTCTACCACTACTTTTTCCAACACGTTACCTCCCCAGGAGTATTGTATCTCAATGATATGCGATGGCCTCTATCTGATCCAATTTTGAGGCAAGCCATTAGCCTCGCAATTAACAGAACTGCTATAACTTATCTAGTGTACTATAACTATACTACACCAGCTATAGATTTGCCAGTTTCGGTAGGTCAGTTAGGATTTTTTAACTCAACTGTAATACAACTTGCTCAACAGCTAGCTCCTCCACAAGGTAATGTAACTGCAGCTCTTCAACTACTTGAATCACATGGTTATAAACTAGTTAATGGACAACTAATAGCACCGAATGGAACTCCAGTTCCCACAATGACCATTGAAGCACCTGCAGGATCAACAACATGGGATGCTGAAGTAGCACTCTACGCTCAGCAATTGAAACAGATAGGGATAAACGTTCAAGTGGTAACTCCTCCATTTTCCACTGCGGTAAATGATTTAGAAACTGGGAATTTCTGGATGGAGAGGATATATCTACTATCAACTGGTCCTACACCGATAATGTTCTTCCAGGCCTTTCTTTACAATCCAGTAAATACGCCAGGTAATATAACTCCGATAGGCAATAGGACAACATATAATGTGGGAAGATTAAACCTATCTTTACGTCTATCTCCCAACTCTCCACCGATAATTAATCTTTATCAATATGCAATGGGTAATATAACTAATGTGACTGAGTACAAGAAACTTTTAAACGAGATCGGAATGTTCTGGTTGAAATATATGCCAGCAATTGTACTAATAAATGGATGGGTTAACTACGAATATATTAATAGTTCAATCTCCGGTTGGGTAACTCCTCAACACAACTATTGGATTGGAGCGCCATGGTATAATCCACCTCTACCCGTTATCTTAGCTTTACATTTGACTAATCAGTCTGTTCCAGAGCCTTGGTGGTATTACGAAAGTCAATTTAATATTACGGTTCCCTCAAGCTGGTATACCTCTAATGATCCATTCGTATATCAAACTACAACTACAACTAGTACTACTACAAGCACGTCTACTACTACAAGTACTACTACGTCTACTACAACTAGTACTGTAACTACTACGAGTGTTTCAACTACTACTAGTGTTTCCACATCTGTGAGTACTACTACAGCTACTGTAACTACTACTGTTAGTTCGTCATCCAATACTGCATTGTACGCTATAATAGCTGTTGTTATAATAGTTATAGTAATAGTCGCAGTTATACTAGGCCTAAGAAGAAGATGA
- the tnpA gene encoding IS200/IS605 family transposase, with translation MRYRLDRSAHSVYVLYYHYVQVVKYRRKVFDNEEIINFLKETILEISKTFKVIDISVDKDHFHMLFKAKPTLNIPRYINAIKTITSREIQRKFPQVKEKLWKGHLWSPSYFLATSGQVTLEVLKNYVESQGKE, from the coding sequence ATGCGGTACAGATTGGACAGAAGTGCACATTCAGTTTACGTGCTTTACTACCACTATGTCCAAGTAGTGAAGTACCGCAGGAAAGTGTTCGACAATGAGGAGATCATAAATTTCTTGAAAGAAACAATTCTTGAAATAAGCAAAACATTCAAAGTTATAGACATTAGCGTTGACAAGGATCACTTCCACATGTTATTCAAGGCTAAACCAACCCTTAACATACCAAGGTACATAAACGCTATAAAGACAATAACCTCAAGGGAGATACAGAGAAAATTTCCACAAGTTAAGGAGAAGTTATGGAAAGGGCATCTATGGTCCCCATCCTACTTTTTAGCAACTAGCGGACAAGTTACGTTAGAGGTTCTGAAGAACTATGTGGAGAGCCAAGGAAAAGAGTGA
- a CDS encoding enolase C-terminal domain-like protein — translation MTKIKIKDIKVRSIAIPIKGKLLRVAGGHPGRNVFTLVEIITDEGITGYGETGGGGFSLAPLIEKLKDQIINEDAFNIRRLKWKVASPITATYYNQLLPQIWFPIETALLDIKGKALGVSISNLLGGQLKDSIEISAYVFPTEDTETVDDLVRSAELVVRKYGFTSIKLKAGVFKPEHEIDVVKVLAERFPHARFRIDPNGGWNLSQAINVAKSLEGIKIEYFEDPVWTMEGLRTFKQATGYAVATNTVATRFEDIPNVFLRGAVDVVLGDPHWWYGIYGYLELSATLWSLGLELGMHSPSETGIALAAMLHSAAVAQNLGYAIDTHYIYLEDDIIKRPFNIEGGRIQVPNEPGLGVEIDENKVEKYEDFYRDTGDYPYQGQKDIVTIPKLKFRGCKCHV, via the coding sequence GTGACTAAAATCAAAATCAAGGATATTAAGGTTAGGAGTATCGCTATCCCAATAAAGGGAAAGCTATTAAGAGTTGCCGGTGGACATCCTGGAAGAAACGTATTTACCTTAGTTGAAATAATCACGGATGAGGGAATTACGGGATATGGAGAAACGGGAGGCGGTGGATTCTCATTGGCTCCACTTATTGAAAAGCTGAAAGATCAAATAATCAATGAAGATGCGTTTAACATAAGAAGACTGAAGTGGAAAGTCGCTTCTCCAATAACTGCTACATATTATAATCAGCTATTACCACAAATATGGTTCCCTATAGAGACTGCACTACTTGATATAAAAGGTAAGGCTTTAGGAGTATCCATATCAAACCTCCTAGGAGGGCAACTAAAAGACAGTATAGAAATCTCAGCTTATGTTTTTCCAACAGAAGATACGGAAACAGTGGATGATCTAGTAAGAAGTGCCGAATTAGTAGTTAGAAAATATGGATTTACTTCAATAAAACTAAAGGCTGGGGTGTTTAAACCAGAGCATGAGATAGATGTAGTTAAGGTATTAGCTGAGAGATTTCCCCACGCCAGATTTAGAATAGACCCTAATGGTGGTTGGAATCTATCTCAAGCAATAAACGTAGCTAAAAGCCTAGAAGGGATAAAAATTGAGTATTTTGAGGATCCCGTTTGGACAATGGAGGGATTAAGGACGTTTAAACAAGCTACTGGATACGCTGTAGCCACTAATACGGTAGCAACTAGATTCGAAGATATACCTAACGTATTCCTTAGAGGTGCAGTAGATGTAGTATTAGGAGATCCACACTGGTGGTATGGGATTTACGGCTATCTTGAGCTCTCAGCCACGCTATGGAGTTTAGGTTTAGAATTAGGAATGCATAGCCCAAGCGAAACTGGGATAGCGTTAGCTGCAATGCTTCATTCAGCAGCGGTAGCTCAAAATCTTGGATATGCAATAGACACACATTACATATATTTAGAGGATGACATAATAAAGAGACCATTTAATATAGAGGGCGGAAGAATACAGGTACCAAACGAGCCTGGATTAGGAGTTGAAATTGATGAGAATAAAGTAGAAAAATATGAGGATTTCTATCGAGATACTGGGGACTATCCTTACCAAGGGCAAAAGGATATAGTAACAATACCTAAATTGAAGTTTAGAGGTTGTAAATGCCACGTCTAA
- a CDS encoding alpha/beta hydrolase — MISCKQYDSEVNGLNLTFNVPENGKKDKFFIMFHGFTGSRFQPPYNELAYTLCEKSINVIRVEFRGHDKSKFPFENFRIEYAYEDAENVINLVKREYNPKRIGLVGVSMGGHVAIYSAAKFSDINALVLLAPAINFIEVFRNPPRKVENYYLVGRYGNLKLKEEGYLSVARANVMNLAEKIFSPTLIIHCKDDSVVPYTQSITFFEKIKAEKKKLVLIEKGDHFFEPDEVKNKVIEEVNSFLPAINF, encoded by the coding sequence ATGATAAGCTGTAAACAATATGATAGTGAAGTGAATGGCTTAAACCTAACTTTCAATGTGCCTGAAAATGGTAAAAAGGATAAATTTTTCATTATGTTTCATGGATTTACGGGGAGTAGATTTCAGCCACCGTATAATGAACTAGCATATACATTATGTGAAAAAAGTATAAACGTAATTAGAGTGGAATTTAGAGGTCACGATAAAAGTAAATTTCCTTTTGAAAATTTTAGAATTGAATACGCTTACGAAGATGCTGAAAACGTGATCAACCTAGTTAAGAGGGAGTACAATCCTAAACGAATTGGGCTTGTTGGGGTAAGCATGGGAGGGCATGTTGCGATTTACTCTGCTGCCAAATTCAGCGATATAAACGCATTAGTACTTTTAGCTCCAGCTATAAACTTTATAGAAGTCTTTAGAAATCCACCTAGAAAGGTTGAGAATTATTACCTTGTTGGGAGATATGGAAATTTAAAGCTTAAAGAAGAAGGATATTTGAGCGTGGCAAGGGCAAACGTAATGAATTTGGCTGAGAAAATTTTCTCTCCAACCTTGATAATTCATTGTAAAGATGACAGTGTAGTACCATACACGCAGTCTATTACGTTCTTTGAAAAAATAAAAGCAGAGAAAAAGAAACTTGTATTAATAGAAAAAGGAGATCATTTCTTTGAGCCGGATGAAGTGAAGAATAAAGTAATTGAAGAAGTGAACAGCTTTTTACCAGCTATTAATTTCTAG
- a CDS encoding RNA-guided endonuclease InsQ/TnpB family protein, protein MWRAKEKSDVVQLSFKYKIYPSKEVEEKLLKVMQVEAKVYNALLDVITKARREGKKITPSDTQAMIKDLKVEGKDLVYSKALQMVNNVLWYNIRALHELKKKGKKVGKLRYKKILKFINYNQSGFKVEGDKLILSKIGSVKVLFHRPLEGRVKGVLIVKNVTGWYAIFQIEVEKKPLPSNGRRVGVDVGVEKLVTTSDGIVIENPKVFDKIEKKIRLVQRILSRKKKGSKNYEKTRVKLAKLHEHAKNFMNDYIHKITTWLVEQYDEIYVEDLETKQMVERPKSKTLRKHILHSNFSLFLHHLSYKAERAGRRVVKVDPRNTSRMCARCGYVRNDLTLADRTFVCPKCGWVADRDYNASLNILCAGSGLPLVPVDGKPLLYIPFSEGVYSKFPGRSRKSSS, encoded by the coding sequence ATGTGGAGAGCCAAGGAAAAGAGTGATGTAGTACAACTATCCTTCAAGTACAAGATTTACCCGTCTAAAGAAGTAGAGGAAAAACTCCTCAAGGTAATGCAAGTTGAAGCAAAAGTTTACAACGCGCTATTAGACGTTATTACGAAAGCGAGAAGAGAGGGAAAGAAGATAACCCCAAGTGACACCCAAGCAATGATCAAGGACTTGAAAGTTGAGGGAAAGGATCTAGTGTACTCAAAGGCTCTCCAAATGGTAAACAATGTATTATGGTATAATATTAGAGCACTTCACGAACTCAAGAAGAAAGGAAAGAAAGTCGGTAAGCTCAGATATAAGAAGATCCTCAAGTTCATAAACTACAACCAATCTGGCTTCAAGGTTGAGGGAGATAAGCTAATTCTCTCAAAGATAGGTTCCGTAAAGGTGCTCTTTCACAGACCTTTAGAAGGGAGAGTGAAGGGAGTGCTTATAGTGAAAAATGTTACTGGCTGGTATGCCATATTCCAGATTGAGGTTGAAAAGAAACCATTACCAAGTAACGGTAGGAGAGTAGGTGTTGACGTTGGTGTTGAGAAACTAGTTACAACATCAGATGGTATTGTTATAGAAAATCCAAAAGTGTTCGACAAGATCGAGAAGAAAATACGCCTCGTCCAACGAATATTATCTAGGAAAAAGAAAGGTTCTAAAAACTATGAAAAGACTAGGGTTAAGCTCGCAAAACTTCACGAACACGCCAAGAACTTTATGAACGATTACATACACAAGATAACCACATGGCTAGTGGAACAATATGACGAGATTTACGTTGAAGATCTGGAAACTAAACAAATGGTAGAGAGACCAAAAAGCAAGACCCTTAGGAAGCATATTCTTCACTCAAACTTCTCCCTCTTCCTTCATCACCTCTCCTACAAGGCTGAAAGAGCTGGTAGGAGGGTGGTGAAGGTAGACCCAAGGAACACGTCAAGGATGTGTGCGAGATGTGGTTATGTGAGAAACGACCTTACTCTTGCTGACAGAACATTTGTTTGCCCTAAGTGTGGTTGGGTGGCAGATCGTGATTATAATGCTTCTCTAAATATTCTTTGTGCGGGGTCGGGACTGCCCTTAGTGCCTGTGGACGGGAAACCTCTACTATACATTCCCTTCTCAGAGGGAGTGTATAGCAAGTTTCCCGGAAGAAGCAGGAAATCCTCATCGTGA
- a CDS encoding sugar phosphate isomerase/epimerase family protein: MNWKLGIISDEISQDFEHAVKVVKELGANYVEVRNLWNKNVTQLSDSEFSEMRKIVERYGLTISNLDSPTFKIYINDEKSYKEHLQILRKVIELSRKLDITYTRIFTFWYEGELRYYIDKLSEKFNSAIDIAESEGMTLVIENEYSCLVGTGKELRTFLNKINTKWVKVLWDPGNAFFARETPYPDGYELIKEDIMHLHIKDAMVKDGHFIWMPVGKGMIDYKKQFKALVGKPYVISLETHYRNASNDPEASTKESFNGLIKILKEIG, from the coding sequence ATGAATTGGAAACTGGGAATTATCTCAGATGAGATCTCTCAAGATTTCGAGCACGCAGTAAAAGTAGTAAAAGAATTGGGTGCGAATTATGTTGAAGTTAGAAACCTTTGGAATAAGAATGTAACACAACTTTCAGATTCTGAATTCTCAGAAATGAGAAAGATTGTTGAAAGATATGGACTAACTATATCGAATTTAGATTCGCCTACCTTTAAGATATATATCAACGACGAGAAAAGTTATAAAGAGCATTTACAGATTTTAAGGAAAGTAATAGAATTAAGTAGGAAATTGGATATTACTTACACGAGAATATTTACATTTTGGTATGAGGGAGAGTTAAGATATTATATTGATAAACTATCTGAGAAATTTAACAGTGCTATAGATATAGCTGAAAGTGAAGGAATGACATTAGTGATCGAAAACGAGTACAGTTGTCTTGTGGGCACTGGTAAAGAACTTAGAACATTTTTAAATAAAATAAACACAAAATGGGTAAAGGTATTATGGGACCCTGGAAACGCCTTTTTCGCTAGAGAAACACCTTATCCAGACGGATATGAATTAATAAAAGAGGACATAATGCATCTACACATCAAAGACGCTATGGTTAAAGATGGACACTTCATTTGGATGCCAGTGGGAAAAGGGATGATAGACTATAAGAAACAATTTAAAGCACTAGTGGGTAAGCCATATGTAATATCATTAGAAACTCACTACAGAAATGCCTCAAATGATCCAGAGGCTAGTACTAAAGAGTCCTTTAATGGTTTAATTAAAATACTAAAGGAAATAGGTTGA